The DNA region ctttcagctttttgagcagcttctccTTTGTAacagtaacttcactcacttctcttccctcgcaatcttcaacaccgggcacagtgctggtgtcttccacggtgaagactggtgcaaaatatttggcttatctgccatctctttatcctctgttattatgtatccagcctcattttctagctgtcccatatccactctcatctctgttttatttttttacaatacttgaaaaacaatttgatattatttgctatcttgttttccaaagataggtgtgtaaaaagggcctgaaggaccaTTGGATACcagagtcactccaaccacaacctgtaccagttgctaccatccgggatacggtaccgcagcataaaagccgggagcaacaggctccgggacagcttcttcaaccaggccagttcaattcaaatcaatttcttgtttattttttcccacccaatcatccttttagttcctctctgtagatatttgaaagcttcccaatcctctcccttctgaataatttttgtttagttgtatgccctctcctttgcctttacattaacttttcttcccttgtcagccatggttggaccatttcgccatttgagtatttatttatttttggagtacatctatcctcattttcccagaaactgacaccatttctgctctgctctcatccctgccagcatctccttccaatttgctttggccaactcctctctcagaccgctgtaatttcttttactcctctGAAATCCTACAATGTCAGGCTTTACTGtctccttatcagatttcaagttgaacttggtcatgttgtgagctctgcctcctaaggtttcttttaactactcccctctggttcaatacataacacccaatccagtagagctgttccccgagtaggctcaacgacaaactgctctagaaagccagcacattgcattcaacaaactcactctcttgagatcctttaccaacctgattttcccaattgacccgcatgttgaaatctcccatgattatcataacattgtccttttcatcagccttttctatttccagttgtaatctgtgggcctcaacccactgactgttgggaggcctgtatatgactggtgtcagtgtcatttttacttttgcagttccttacctcaacccacaaggattcaacatcttccaatcctatgtcacatcttgctactaatttaccagcagagccacaccaccccctcacccGACCTTCCTATACCACCAATacattgtgtaaccttggacattcagatcccaactacaaccatgattccgtgatggccacaacatcatacctgacaatcggtaatagtgcaacaagatcatccaccttatttctcatattccatgcattcagatataacactttgtgtactgtatctgctaccctttttaaatctgcatctctaatgcactgatgctcaccctgctggctgacaTTTTGTTCTAGCATCTGTCCGCCatatctgacagtctgactgtatGCTATCTTTGCATTTTACCATCagtcctaccccttcactccagttcccgaaccccccccccccaccaacaattTAGTTcagaccctccccaacagctctatgaAACCTCTCTGTGAGAATATTGTTCTCCCTCGGGTCGAGGTGCGACCCATCCCTTTTGAGCAGTTCGTTCCCccaccagaacagatcctgatgatccaagaacctgaatccctgtccccagcaccatcttctcagccatgtttatctgtcaaattatcctgtttctaccctcaccagcacgtggcacaggcagcaatccagaaattacaacaCTGGGGTTGCTGCTTCAGTgctttctaccaagctctccaaattctattttcaggacctctttgcttttacttCCAATGTCATTGTCATAAATTTACCAAGATATCtggctcttttccctccctctctaaaatgctgcGGACACGATTCgaggcatccctgaccctggcacccaggaggcaacataccattcgggtgtccTGTTCACACCAATAGATTCTcatgtctgttcccctgacgatTCAGTCCCCGATCACGACCACTCCCCTCTTTGGCCTCTAACAACAGTGAGAGTTGCTGATCCGGAAGGGGGAAGACCTGTGTCAGTCAGAGTCTGCACTCACAGGGCACATGAAGGACTTGTGTATTTTCCTGACAATCCCGGTCACCACACTGATACTCATTTTTATTCCCTACAATATTATTGTCAGTATtaaattcccagttcctctggttAGATCCAAACTTATGTACTGGTGTGTTAGTGCATTCGCCTGGGATTGGAACACAGTGGTTCATCTGTCAGTCCCGTGTATTGGTTGTATTGTGACCCTGTGCTGGTGTGTCCCggggtctgacatctccagctgaccatgtgacagtgatgcctcccagtcagtggggttgatgtggaataaacttcagttcccctGCACCCCAGTATTACAGACAATCTTTGCCTCAAATTGGAACTAAATTGATCTTCATAAACAAGGAGAAatgaatctttgtaagttttacctcgattaatagcatcaagcgtttctctcagcactgtgttcaacaaatagaggtgatcgaatttttcaaccggtagggtctcatctgtcactgacaattcctggacattgtcattaatcctgtaaatattaaactgctggttataaattgctattctgaactattttcaaaTCCATTCAGGGTTTCAGTAAAAATCCTGTCCTACCTTCTGttccgacgagcttcctcctgaaataaataaaacacaaatctgattagacttggacttactgtccacatcctgaatttcatccaaatcattacaaggtGTTGAAAATTCCCACTCCCACAATCACTCAAACACACGGACAATACAGAACCATGGGGTAAATGACAGGGAAAGTTTCTGAATGTGAAACCATTACTGAGAGGATGAAACTTACAGGGaagacaggacaggctgtgcattatcatctggatatgacgtcagtgtgataggatggaggaatttaagatcagtgatgtatgtgattgtgtgcaggtggaggaagttcctctatttatggggagactcgtggggagatgtaattccagatggattttaacaaattccacaagaaaTTTAGTGAGGAGGATGTGAAACTCGCTGCCACAGGAGTGGatgaaatggaacagcagagactgactgTAATGGGGAGGCTGGATAAACAGTTGAGGGACCAGGGAGTTCGGGGCACTGTTGCCGGTTGTGGTGAGTAGGTGGCAGGAGGTTTGTGAAgcagggaatctgatagaagattgACCTAATGGCCTGTTTATGATAGAGAATGGGATATAATCCCATGCGAAATAtatccaaaaaataaagagacaGTGAAAGTTTCCATAATCTGATGGAAACTGGATATGGAGGATAAGTCTAATGTGTGGGTCAAATTCTTTGTTCtcactgattgacagagagaccctcacaccaactgcaacagacacactcacagcctgtgactggaacCGGGTGTTAATGGGAGTTTCAGAGGATATTTAATGtggtaattaaggaaacagtcagcagctctgtgttatgaTCGGAGTAAATAATTTCAAAGAGATTTGCATTTTGTCCTGGGGtgtacagaagttgtggaagCCCAGTtttaggacaatagacaataggtgcaggagtaggccattcggcccttctagccagcacagccattcactgtgatcatggctgatcatacacaatcagtgccccattcctgccctctccacatatcccttgaccccacgaTCTATAAGAGCtcgatctaactctctcttgaatgcatccagagacttggcctccactgccttctggggcagagcattccacatatccaccactctctgggtgaaaaagtttttcttcaactccgttctaaatgggctaccccttattcttaaactgtggcctttagttctggactcacccatcagcgggaacatgcttcctgcctccagggtgtccaatcccttaataatcttattattatgggacaacaacaaccctgaatagttacatcaattgtctggtgagaaacactttactgccatttgtaaatgctgtgtgtaggagcaacacgtctgttttctgtctgcattctattctgtgttacgtgtttattatggtaactcgtCACGTGAGTGGGGACGTGGTAAAAGCGAAGGGAAAAAGTTACGTATCTGTACTTCGTTCTGGGCAGTTTTGAGCTGGGGACGGGTGGATGTCATTCTGTTCTTGACCACTGTGTGGCAGCTTACTTTACAATGAATTACCCTGAAGTTTCATCGCTGCAAGATTGTATTTTGCTACTGAAGGACTGAAAGCGTATCTTGGACATTTTAAAATGTCATTATTGGAGTGATGGGAGGGCGCATCATGCAAATATAACAACTTGTGTGAGGTCGCCAGCAGCGGCAATTGATTTGTTAGAATTGGCCTctgtgctgtgtttatttcaaatataccactgttcatttagtgccgtttgacagaaacaaattgaaatataattcctcaccttgagaaatatcacactgtctttctgatccatctgttcctttaacttagtgatttcctcctgaatacTCCTTATATTCTCCTGAATCTCccgaagatttttctccatttggttgagaatcctcttctcttcttccctgagatccctgagtaagctctgctctttctcagtgataatctggcgcagttcagcaaactgggatgtgacgtgggactgaaggctgtgtgactgttcctgtcgaaTGAAAGGTGAAGATTAATATACTGCATTACTGTGCTCTGTTTCCTTTTGTCGTTCAGTTCGGTCTATTAGAGTCCATGCTACTTCTGAGTGCATTCCCGTCAACACCATTCCCTCACGTTTTCCTGAAACCTATTCTCACTTATTGACCCATAAACTCCCATCTGattcacacacaccctccccacctttaCAGGGTTAACGGTAATTAGCCATTCATCCAGCATGTCCTTGAGATGTGTCGGAGTCTCTCGTGGTCACAgggggagcatgcaaactccacacagacagcagcagaggtcaggatcgaacccaggtcactggagctgcaatactcggctattctgcattaaagggagcaaaactcgacagtaaaatcagaaattccgctcaggaagcctcacctgaactccggaaatcttctctttctgttgctgctccttttcctggaagtctgatttcttttttgtgagagagtctaaggaagattttagctgatcctggtagtcagagagtgaaggaaatagaaacaaagatacatcaaaagaaacaggtgatcaaacccgattatcgcacaaaatgccgggggaactcagtgagtcaggcagcatctattcagggaaaataaacagtcggtgttccgggatgagacccttcattaggactgggaaggaatggacagaagccagaataaaaagattggggatgagaaccagctgacaggtgacgggtgagacaacgtgagggggaaagtgagggagggtgatgaagtgagaagctgagagtggacaggtagaagaggtaacgggctggagaagaaggaatctaattcgAGAGGACATTCGACCATGGAAGAAACGGGAGGAACtgggctgtttgcggccctgaatggtgacgagggaggaggttaggagtcaggtgtagcacttatccCGCTTGCAGGTgtcagtgccaggagggagatcagtggggaggagcgAGTGGATCAGGGCGATACAGTACGGGGAGCGATCCGAATAGAGAGCGGAGAGTTGCGGGGTGCGGAGGTGGGCTGTTGGACGGAGAGATGCTAGAATCCCGTTGGAGaaggcggaagttgcagagaatcaCGTGTTAGTTATAGAGGCTCGTGTGATGATATGTAGGACAAAGGAAATATTTTAAGTATTGAACTAACGTTAGTTTTTACCATATAgtttttaacagcttctttaatcggcCTGAAGCGGTGCTCTCTGTGTTCCTCCGCCACTGCACAGATCACACAGATCGGTGTTTTGTCCGTTTCGCAAAACAGCTTcaattcttcctcatgttcctcgcagtgacgtttactttccttccctttcggattcaggtttagatttcgaaatttttcagccagatttgctaaggcccgactggccctgagggtgcggtctgcaaactcctctctacattccgggcaggagtttctctcctccctttcccaacaccgtgtgatacaagagcgacagaagttgtgtccgcACTCCAGTGAcaccggatcggtgaagaaatccagacAGACGGGACAAATTACCTCCTCGCTCAAACTGTCGGTCtctcctttcgaagccatgttaactccagCACTTCCTTATTCAGAATGCTTCCGCGTTCCGGAAGCTGCTGATCCCCTGCAGTACCgcgattgtccactacgcgcgctgcagactaggggaatcacacaacacacacacaatgctggtggaacacagcaggccaggaagcatctgtagggagaagcactgtcgacgtttcgggccgagatccttcgtcaggacagctGGTGTAGTATACTGTTTTCGGTCCTCCCGGtgtagccttttatatattggtgagacccgacgcagactgggagaccgtttcgctgaacacctacgctcggtccgacagagaaagcaggatctcgcagtggccacacattttaattccacgtcccagtcccattctgatatgtctatccatggactcctctactgtcaagatggagccacattcaggttggaggaacaaaacatgggcagcctccaacctgatggcataaacattgacttctctcacTTCCGTtaaagcccctcctccccttcttaccccatcactgacagatttagttgtttgtctttttttttctctctctccccatcactgcttgttctccgtctccctctggtgctccccctcctcctttctttcacccgaggcctcccgtcccatgatcctttcccttctccagctctgtatcccttttgccaatcacctctccagctctctatttcaccccaccccctccggtcttctcctatcatttcgcatttccccctcctcctcctactttcaaatctcttactatctctgctttcagtcagtcctgacatcgacagtgcttctccctatagatgctgcctgacctgctgtgtcccaccagcattttgtgtgtgttgtttgattttccagcatcagcatatttcttcgtgtttgctccGGGAATCAACATGGTTTTGCTGGATGTGTTCAGTGGAAATTCTGGCCATTTCTATGTTTAGTGTGTGAGCAACCCCATCTTGTAAAAACCTGGAGCGACAAAAACGTCAGCTGAATCTCCAAAGGTCTCATCCCTGCAGTCGGAAGGACCTTCCCCTGGAAGACGATTGAAGTCCTGCGCTGAAAGGAGAAGCCATGTGCCCCCCTGGGGTGGTTCACTAGTACAGTAACATTGAGGCTTCCTCAGCCAACCCGGCCTCTCCCTGTCCAGTGTAGAGGATCCCTGTGGTTCCAATGGTGTCCCTGTAGTCTGGAATGTGTCAGTCGGCAGTATTCCTGTACGACAGCGGTTCTCAAACGTTTTTTAATGCCAAAGACCAATACCAGTAACAGgaaccgtggaccccaggttgcgaACCCCTGCTTTCCGGACATCTCGATGTGATGGCAGGCCAACAAGTTTCGGGCATCATTCCCCGAAtagatgatcttccagcagcactcGCTGTCCGTTTTCCTGCGCGTCCTGGGACCAGCCCGAGGATCAGTGAGCCTTCTGTCACGCAGCTGCTGTGGCACAGGCCCTtgcatctttctccacagatcTTCGCCAGCCCACAGTCCGCAAAGAGGTGAATGACCGTCTCGTCTCCacggcagtaatctcggggcagcgcgctgtgggagtgatctccgggcatgcagcgaggatcagactgggaggggccctctcgtctccactgcagtaatctcggggcagcgcgctgtgggagtgatctccgggcatgcagcaaggatcagactgataggggccctctcgtctccacggcagtaatctcggggcagcgcgctgtgggagtgatctccgggcatgcagcaaggatcagattgggaggggccctctcgtctccactgcagtaatctcggggcagcgcgctatgggagtgatctccgggaatgcagcaaggatcagactgggaggggccctctcgtctccactgcagtaatctcggggcagcgcgctgtgggagtgatctcagggcatgcagcaaggatcagactgggagggccccggtgttggtgagatctggtgatgaggcattctgccagatggtctggactgtctgctcagggaaccactccactgtgtccatccagtcCTCCTCCTGCAGTAACTGCAGGACATTCCGTGCTGACCACAGTCTGGTGTTCTTGTGCTCAAAGCTGCTGGTCTGAAAGAACTGTCACCAATTTCATTAACACAAGGTTCACATGGAGAAGCTTcctgactgagacagacacagtctcacactgtatttacagggtaggggcaggaatgatgtttctcCTGGCTGGGCAGTGGAACCAGGGAtcacagactcaaaatccgagatcacctcagcaggactgagatgaggagaaatttcccgaacacagtgcagtgAATATTTGGAGT from Hypanus sabinus isolate sHypSab1 chromosome X2 unlocalized genomic scaffold, sHypSab1.hap1 SUPER_X2_unloc_10, whole genome shotgun sequence includes:
- the LOC132385710 gene encoding zinc-binding protein A33-like, with translation MASKGETDSLSEEVICPVCLDFFTDPVSLECGHNFCRSCITRCWEREERNSCPECREEFADRTLRASRALANLAEKFRNLNLNPKGKESKRHCEEHEEELKLFCETDKTPICVICAVAEEHREHRFRPIKEAVKNYMDQLKSSLDSLTKKKSDFQEKEQQQKEKISGVQEQSHSLQSHVTSQFAELRQIITEKEQSLLRDLREEEKRILNQMEKNLREIQENIRSIQEEITKLKEQMDQKDSVIFLKEEARRNRRINDNVQELSVTDETLPVEKFDHLYLLNTVLRETLDAINRVSVTLDVETANPYLEVSEDRNSVRWTRTWRDLPDTGKRFTDWACVLGSEGFTSGRHYWEVNVTRNQFWFLGVAAESVKRKRPVRLSPETGLWVIGRYCDVLHRDCDVTRGLPSPKSHLAAGPIPGRVGIYLSYEYGTVSFYNAETKSHLHTFTGNKFTGKLYPLFRTVDVNQWLRICSGSSPGL